A genomic stretch from Theobroma cacao cultivar B97-61/B2 chromosome 4, Criollo_cocoa_genome_V2, whole genome shotgun sequence includes:
- the LOC18600874 gene encoding proteasome subunit beta type-7-A: protein MSKSVVEMPPKGGFSFDLCKRNEMLSKKGVNPPSFRKTGTTIVGLIFQDGVILGADTRATEGPIVCDKNCEKIHYMAPNIYCCGAGTAADTEAVTDMVSSQLQLHRYHTGRESRVVTALTLLKRHLFNYQGYVSAALVLGGVDVTGPHLHTIYPHGSTDTLPFATMGSGSLAAMAVFESKYREVLTRDEGIALVTEAICSGIFNDLGSGSNVDICVITKAGKEYLRNHLQPNPRTYTSSKGYSFPKKTEVLLTKITPLKEKVEIIEGGDAMEE from the exons atgtcgAAGTCGGTGGTCGAAATGCCTCCAAAGGGCGGGTTTAGCTTCGATCTTTGTAAAAGAAATGAGATGCTTTCAAAGAAAGGTGTCAATCCGCCGTCCTTTCGTAAAACGGGTACCACAATTGTTGGCTTGATCTTCCAG GATGGCGTTATTCTTGGGGCAGACACAAGAGCAACTGAAGGACCTATAGTTTGTGATAAGAATTGTGAGAAAATTCATTACATGGCACCAAATATTTACTGTTGTGGAGCTGGAACTGCTGCTGATACAGAGGCAGTAACTG ACATGGTCAGTTCACAGCTTCAATTACACCGCTATCATACTGGTAGAGAGTCGAGGGTTGTTACAGCATTGACCCTTCTCAAGAGGCACCTTTTCAA CTACCAAGGCTATGTCTCGGCTGCTTTGGTACTTGGTGGGGTTGATGTCACTGGGCCTCATTTGCATACT ATATACCCTCATGGATCAACCGACACATTGCCATTTGCTACAATGGGTTCTGGTTCTCTTGCAGCAATGGCtgtatttgaatcaaaatacaGAGAAGTCCTTACT AGAGATGAAGGAATAGCACTTGTCACTGAGGCTATATGCTCTGGTATCTTCAATGACCTAGGAAGTGGAAGCAATGTTGATATTTGTGTAATTACCAAG GCTGGCAAGGAATACTTGAGGAACCATCTACAACCTAATCCTCGCACTTACACCAGCTCCAAGGGCTATTCTTTTCCCAAGAAGACAG AGGTCCTCTTGACAAAAATCACACCATTGAAAGAGAAAGTGGAGATCATTGAAGGAGGAGATGCGATGGAAGAGTGA
- the LOC18600875 gene encoding cytochrome P450 724B1: MVGLFPLLLLSLLLGLGLHFLLQVFAKQEPANLPHGSMGWPLCGETLGFLKPHRSNSMGNFLQEHCSRYGRVFKSHLFGSPTVVSCDHELNWFVLQNEEKFFRVSYPKAMHGILGKFSLLIVSGDVHKKLRNVGASFISASKSKPNFANCVEKMSISMMNSWKNCKQIGFYKEVKKFTLNLMLKHLLSIEPEEPLAVKILEDFLTYMKGFVSLPVYIPGTPYASAVKARARLSATVREIIKERKKEKLGLEEGDFLDIILSKGSLSDEETVSIVLDILLGGYETTATLMALIVYFLAHAPDAIEKLKQEHNAIRNSKEDGEPLSWEDYQKMEFTCNVVYEAMRCGNVVKFVHRIALQDVKFKGYFIPSGWKVLPVFTAAHFDPSLHENPLEFNPWRWTDKATSKKVMPFGGGPRLCPGAELAKVEIAFFLHHLVLNYRWKTMADDFPLAYPYVEFRRGLLLEIEPVEAMLEKKPNCTT, from the exons ATGGTTGGTCTCTTCCCCCTCCTCTTGTTATCTCTCTTGCTAGGGCTAGGACTCCATTTCCTTCTACAAGTTTTTGCAAAACAAGAGCCTGCAAACTTGCCCCATGGGAGTATGGGGTGGCCTTTGTGTGGGGAGACTCTTGGTTTCCTTAAGCCTCACAGATCAAACTCCATGGGAAACTTCTTGCAAGAACATTGCTCTAG GTACGGAAGAGTGTTCAAATCTCATCTGTTTGGTTCCCCAACAGTAGTTTCCTGCGACCATGAGCTTAACTGGTTTGTTCTTCAGAATGAAGAGAAGTTTTTTCGGGTCAGTTACCCCAAGGCCATGCATGGCATTCTTGGCAAGTTCTCTTTGCTTATTGTTTCTGGGGATGTTCACAAAAAGCTACGAAATGTTGGGGCCAGCTTCATCAGTGCCTCTAAATCAAAGCCGAACTTCGCTAATTGTGTCGAAAAGATGTCAATCTcgatgatgaattcatggaaaaattgTAAACAAATTGGCTTCtataaagaagtgaaaaag TTCACACTCAACCTTATGTTGAAGCATCTCTTGAGTATTGAACCAGAGGAGCCACTGGCCGTCAAGATCCTGGAAGATTTTCTAACTTACATGAAAGGTTTTGTGTCTTTGCCAGTATACATCCCTGGAACACCTTACGCCAGTGCGGTGAAG GCTAGAGCAAGGCTTTCGGCAACTGTTAGAGAGATtataaaagaaaggaaaaaggagaaGTTGGGGCTTGAAGAAGGAGATTTCTTGGatataattttgtcaaaagGTAGTTTGAGTGATGAAGAAACAGTTAGCATTGTGTTGGACATTTTGCTTGGAGGCTATGAAACAACAGCAACACTGATGGCCTTGATTGTCTACTTTCTTGCCCATGCTCCAGATGCTATAGAAAAATTAAAG CAAGAACATAATGCAATAAGGAACAGCAAAGAGGATGGAGAACCCTTGAGCTGGGAAGATTACCAGAAAATGGAATTCACCTGCAAT GTTGTTTATGAAGCAATGAGGTGTGGGAATGTGGTCAAATTTGTGCACAGGATAGCTCTTCAAGATGTCAAATTCAaag GATATTTCATTCCCTCGGGATGGAAGGTTCTTCCTGTCTTCACAGCAGCTCACTTTGATCCATCTCTTCATGAAAATCCTTTGGAGTTTAATCCTTGGAGATGGACT GATAAAGCAACAAGCAAAAAGGTGATGCCATTTGGTGGTGGTCCTCGGCTATGTCCAGGGGCTGAGCTTGCTAAAGTAGAGATTGCATTCTTCCTTCATCATCTTGTCCTGAATTATAG GTGGAAAACAATGGCAGATGATTTCCCTCTTGCTTACCCCTATGTGGAGTTCAGGAGAGGCTTGCTTTTGGAGATTGAGCCAGTAGAAGCTATGCTGGAAAAGAAACCTAATTGTACTACTTGA
- the LOC18600876 gene encoding uncharacterized protein LOC18600876, protein MASYLLLVILIHSSPFLSQAKQNGIDSFKCVNIYQQPAFSHRKLRHHKLQTKPNIPQFPGATFSRSDVNNDHGCPKGTVPIHANPSIHPQNDINSGVKYFATISTPPGEKTYRGGAAIMGVFNPVVKQMQSSRANVWVQNGPTSDLNSIEAGWAVHPNLYGDNYTRLTAYWTADDFRTTGCYNLLCPGFVQIDTSVFLGQAYLINLDHPMMIEQIGIFQDNVTGNWWLVTQMNYLIIPVGYWPKKIFTYLTLGADVVKYGGTTSTYLQQLDRPPMGSGKYPGDLGWVFGFFTRIRYVNDSYNLIDADHRKMNKVLDSVCYGLMYFTAGGAMKEAMKFGGPGGTPDRCKQLPP, encoded by the exons ATGGCCTCGTACTTGTTGCTAGTAATTCTCATACATTCTTCACCATTTCTTTCACAAGCCAAACAAAACGGCATCGATTCCTTCAAATGTGTGAATATATACCAACAACCAGCTTTCAGTCATCGGAAACTTAGACATCACAAACTTCAG ACGAAGCCAAATATACCTCAGTTCCCAGGAGCTACATTTTCAAGATCAGATGTCAACAACGACCATGGCTGCCCCAAAGGGACAGTACCCATTCATGCTAACCCTTCAATTCACCCACAAAATGACATTAACAGTGGAGTAAAATAT TTTGCAACAATTTCGACACCTCCAGGTGAGAAGACATATCGTGGAGGTGCAGCAATTATGGGAGTATTCAATCCTGTGGTAAAGCAGATGCAATCCAGTAGGGCTAATGTGTGGGTACAAAATGGTCCTACATCTGATTTAAACAGCATTGAAGCTGGCTGGGCG GTGCATCCAAATTTATATGGTGACAATTATACAAGACTTACTGCATATTGGACA GCTGATGATTTTCGGACAACCGGCTGTTACAATTTACTGTGTCCAGGTTTTGTGCAAATAGATACTTCTGTATTCCTGGGTCAAGCTTATCTGATTAATCTAGATCACCCAATGATGATtgaacaaattggaatttttcag GATAATGTGACTGGTAACTGGTGGTTAGTGACTCAAATGAACTACTTAATCATACCTGTGGGATATTGGCCAAAGAagatttttacttatttaacTCTGGGGGCAGACGTTGTTAAATATGGTGGGACAACAAGTACTTACTTGCAGCAACTGGATAGGCCGCCAATGGGGAGTGGGAAGTATCCTGGCGATCTGGGGTGGGTGTTCGGTTTCTTTACGAGGATTCGATATGTGAATGATAGCTACAATCTGATTGATGCTGACCATAGAAAGATGAACAAGGTTTTGGATTCTGTTTGTTATGGTTTGATGTATTTTACTGCTGGAGGTGCCATGAAAGAAGCCATGAAGTTTGGGGGACCAGGTGGAACGCCTGACAGATGTAAACAGTTGCCTCCATAA
- the LOC18600877 gene encoding uncharacterized protein LOC18600877 — MLPIHAKPKPWHPSIAANPQTSSPLRFKTRLLPLKISSTLNENEEANHYKAGRIKRLVLTNEGRTKLNTFPDREFYAFPRFVTHVDDGFIATLTDLYRERLRPGSEILDIMSSWISHLPKEVVYKRVVGHGLNAQELAKNPRLDYFFVKDLNQDQKLEMADGSFDAVLCTVSVQYLQQPEKVFAEVFRVLRPGGVFIVSFSNRLFYEKAISAWRDGTAYGRVQLILQYFQCIEGFTQPEVIRKLPTAANAQDDKSPFSWFMKWLGLFSGSDPFYAVIAYKNFKPVYECDEILHSARLCDSR, encoded by the exons ATGCTCCCTATTCACGCAAAACCCAAGCCATGGCACCCCTCCATTGCAGCAAATCCACAAACTTCCTCTCCTCTTCGGTTCAAAACCAGGCTTCTTCCACTTAAAATTTCTAGCACTTTGAATGAAAACGAGGAAGCAAACCATTACAAAGCAGGTAGAATCAAACGCCTGGTGCTTACCAATGAAGGCAGAACCAAACTCAACACGTTTCCTGACAGGGAATTCTATGCTTTTCCGCGCTTCGTGActcatgttgatgatggctTCATTGCCACATTGACAGATTTGTATAGGGAGCGATTAAGGCCTGGCTCGGAGATTCTTGATATCATGAGCTCATGGATTAGTCATCTGCCAAAGGAAGTTGTGTACAAAAGAGTGGTTGGACATGGACTTAATGCTCAGGAGCTTGCCAAGAACCCTAGGCTGGATTACTTCTTTGTCAAGGATCTAAACCAGGATCAAAAACTTGAGATGGCAGATGGAAGTTTCGACGCCGTGCTATGCACTGTTAGTGTACAGTACCTTCAGCAACCTGAGAAG GTATTTGCAGAAGTTTTTCGGGTGCTTAGGCCAGGAGGGGTATTCATTGTAAGCTTTAGCAATAGACTATTTTATGAGAAAGCCATCAGTGCCTGGAGAGATGGAACTGCATATGGTCGTGTACAACTGATTCTGCAGTATTTCCAGTGCATCGAAGGATTTACGCAGCCAGAAGTGATCCGAAAATTACCAACTGCTGCTAATGCTCAAGATGACAAATCACCATTCAGTTGGTTCATGAAGTGGCTCGGATTGTTTTCTGGTTCAGACCCTTTTTATGCCGTCATAGCTTACAAGAACTTCAAACCTGTATATGAATGTGATGAAATTCTTCATTCAGCTAGATTGTGTGACTCAAGATGA
- the LOC18600879 gene encoding uncharacterized protein LOC18600879 has product MSEAYTDSFGSVKQFKAGPDFFGFYAREIADLLSQNESTLSTSNASELSQGKYGMVNGKEAMDCSHQDASSLFEHSIGAGFSDFKNGKLKALLRQSVNDLSMEIDEMLDPVVAMSQLRYKLKSNNSLVAASNDNVAKIASKKPKMSSSCSSASITANSCPIKSESCVEVEDDLRFLLENDNPLLVEQTMKKYSDELSSTLLHMEQKLEETLDTIMSKCRPMTLIEKQQLQKLIQKLPQENLVRVVDIIQRGRPAGKSRGEEIFVDLEQEKNVTLWRLYYHVEAVEKAKMLAHSQCSTTRT; this is encoded by the exons ATGTCAGAGGCATATACAGATTCATTTGGATCGGTCAAGCAATTTAAAGCTGGACCAGATTTCTTTGGCTTCTATGCTCGTGAAATAGCTGATCTTTTGTCTCAAAATGAGAGTACCCTGTCCACTTCCAATGCATCTGAGTTGTCCCAAGGCAAATATGGGATGGTCAATGGAAAAGAGGCTATGGACTGTAGCCATCAAGATGCTAGTTCATTATTTGAACACAGCATAGGTGCTGGGTTTTCAGATttcaaaaatggaaaattgaaGGCATTACTTAGGCAGAGTGTGAATGATCTTTCAATGGAAATTGATGAG ATGTTAGATCCTGTTGTGGCCATGTCTCAGTTACGGTATAAGCTCAAAAGCAACAATTCATTGGTGGCAGCATCAAATGATAATGTAGCCAAAATTGCAAGCAAGAAACCTAAGATGTCATCTTCTTGCTCATCGGCTAGCATCACTGCAAATTCTTGTCCTATAAAATCTGAATCTTGCGTAGAG GTGGAAGATGACTTGCGGTTCCTTCTAGAGAACGATAACCCTTTGCTGGTAGAGCaaacaatgaaaaaatatTCTGATGAACTATCCTCAACG CTATTGCATATGGAGCAGAAGCTTGAAGAAACTTTAGATACTATAATGTCCAAGTGTAG GCCCATGACACTTATTGAGAAGCAGCAGCTGCAAAAGTTGATTCAGAAGCTGCCTCAGGAAAATCTTGTCCGTGTTGTTGATATTATCCAACGTGGTAGGCCAGCTGGAAAATCTCGTGGTGAAgaaatttttgttgatttgGAACAAGAG AAAAATGTAACACTATGGAGATTATATTACCATGTAGAAGCAGTTGAGAAAGCCAAAATGCTTGCACATTCACAGTGTAGTACAACCCGAACATAA